In the genome of Deltaproteobacteria bacterium, one region contains:
- a CDS encoding CBS domain-containing protein translates to MSQTLITISPDLSIDDAKERMAENGIRHIPVLENNRLIGILSARDLLVFDSIPTNQNTVWPVSAAMTTRPITCPSDTPLAEALELMSNESIGAVPVMDGDEIKGIFTSVDAINILQKTLI, encoded by the coding sequence ATGAGCCAAACACTCATTACCATTTCTCCAGACCTATCAATCGACGATGCAAAAGAGCGGATGGCCGAGAATGGGATACGCCATATTCCTGTTTTAGAAAATAACCGACTGATTGGTATCCTAAGCGCCCGCGATCTGCTCGTTTTTGATTCAATCCCCACCAATCAAAATACAGTATGGCCAGTATCCGCAGCCATGACCACACGTCCCATCACATGCCCAAGTGATACGCCACTGGCTGAAGCCTTAGAACTCATGTCCAATGAAAGTATCGGCGCAGTACCAGTTATGGATGGTGACGAGATAAAAGGAATCTTTACGTCGGTCGATGCCATCAACATTCTTCAAAAGACATTGATCTAA
- a CDS encoding sigma-54-dependent Fis family transcriptional regulator, with amino-acid sequence MEILLVDDETTIQLTIGDRLRQAGHNVTVTGDGLTASKLIREQAFDVVLTDIRLPKIDGRTLLTKVLEAQPETDVILMTAYANVGDAVEALKEGARDYLSKPFDVSELIVRLQYIEEKRRLREELREARVYLKNGTDTSSIIGESPSMRAVKHRIETIARSDAPVLITGESGTGKEMIARSLHKKSERSDGPFIAVNCAGLPDTLLESELFGHEKGAFTGADKRRKGRFEAAHNGTIFLDEIGELPSGSQTKLLRVLQEKTIERVGSHEPVPVNAWILSATNKDLPSLIEQGTFREDLYYRLMVLDILAPPLRERRSDLALLVEYFIRKHQPSNQERPEISPEAWAALSSYHFPGNVRELEHAIRHAIVLSNSKPIGLEHLPRQISNVGSASQMDSDQCVKLSDAIRSFEYEYIQRALRMTNGKKAQAAELLGISRKNLWEKLKSHETSSAEYSTT; translated from the coding sequence ATGGAAATACTTCTTGTCGACGACGAGACAACAATCCAATTAACAATTGGTGACCGGTTAAGACAGGCCGGGCACAACGTGACTGTTACCGGTGACGGGTTAACAGCCAGTAAACTGATTCGTGAACAAGCCTTTGATGTGGTGCTCACAGACATCCGGCTTCCCAAAATTGACGGCAGAACATTACTCACCAAGGTCTTGGAAGCACAACCGGAGACCGATGTTATACTCATGACCGCCTACGCAAACGTGGGGGATGCTGTAGAGGCTCTTAAGGAAGGTGCACGGGACTACCTAAGTAAACCCTTTGACGTAAGCGAGCTTATTGTTCGACTTCAATATATCGAAGAAAAACGTCGACTGCGCGAAGAATTACGTGAAGCTCGAGTCTATCTAAAGAATGGTACCGATACCTCGTCAATTATTGGCGAGTCTCCAAGTATGCGAGCCGTAAAACATCGCATAGAAACCATTGCGCGTAGCGACGCTCCAGTCCTAATTACCGGCGAAAGTGGAACCGGTAAGGAAATGATTGCAAGAAGTCTTCACAAAAAATCAGAGCGAAGTGATGGCCCTTTTATTGCCGTAAACTGTGCCGGTCTTCCAGATACGCTGCTCGAATCCGAACTCTTCGGCCATGAAAAAGGTGCATTCACCGGAGCCGATAAACGGCGAAAAGGAAGATTCGAAGCTGCACACAACGGGACTATCTTTCTTGATGAGATTGGAGAACTTCCGTCAGGATCTCAGACCAAACTTTTACGTGTGCTTCAGGAAAAAACCATTGAGCGTGTAGGTTCACACGAACCCGTACCCGTAAATGCTTGGATTCTTTCTGCTACGAATAAGGACCTTCCAAGTTTGATAGAGCAAGGCACCTTTCGCGAAGACCTATATTACCGGCTCATGGTACTCGACATTCTTGCGCCACCACTTCGGGAGAGACGTTCCGATCTGGCACTATTGGTCGAATATTTTATTCGTAAACACCAACCCAGCAACCAAGAGCGGCCAGAGATCAGTCCCGAAGCCTGGGCTGCACTCTCATCATACCACTTCCCCGGAAATGTCAGGGAGTTGGAACACGCCATTCGTCACGCCATTGTTTTGAGTAATTCAAAGCCCATTGGGCTTGAACATTTGCCAAGGCAGATCTCTAACGTAGGATCAGCAAGCCAAATGGACTCAGACCAATGTGTGAAACTTAGTGATGCGATTCGATCCTTCGAGTACGAATACATCCAACGAGCTCTCCGGATGACCAACGGCAAAAAAGCTCAAGCAGCCGAACTCTTGGGAATATCACGCAAGAACTTATGGGAAAAACTCAAGAGTCACGAAACAAGCTCGGCTGAATATTCAACCACTTGA
- a CDS encoding PAS domain S-box protein: protein MKEKWLDNKNLPRLVIPIAALVTVALTLSGIYLGKELMADDRKQVVWAALDWVAIYGDEERFDAYLEQIRNLDNNAWNAVVVNLDENDSKVLASSSQSPLQIENNLDQEKLFGRIRQLAALNHSGLVEYEGEIFGYRNLDGATVIIGQNLDNGVLFFFMISALVFGLILVLIWGGAGRFLNQRILNSLQDSHEQTRSIVETAVDGIITINQHSEILTFNKAAEDILGYSAAEIIGKNIVTIMGEDHASRHDSYVTNYLKTGVASIIGIGRELIARHKDGRNIPIELALSEMSIEGSPAFTGIIRDITRRKQAEEESARLNRILRELHTIGSSQGISWQEKVCALLALGCRHFKLDAAIFYRGDDTHYEVLETVGPITKNNSDYLAFLSEFSREILESSEKAIHESTDDTQQLHVLEAEKGPFKVRTKLGITLDLDGDSSFLVFLGDNPPSEIPFTPTDLEVTKLLFRWVAAEFSLSRERTKVQRADKLSSIGVLAAGVAHEVNNPLAGVIAGIEALHGGLVPQESREIYYQTIREGLERIRHTVRGLLDYSRRRPITPGFVDVAELVNASIQLVNPAAVKKQLEFENSVAPGEGKFWADRTQIMQALVNVILNAIAAAPDSSSIYVSLVQMIDKVGIRVRDEGPGIPPESQERVLTPFYSTKAEGEGTGLGLPITQALLVANHGELDIGLGESSGAILTMWLPTDEPNDS from the coding sequence TTGAAAGAAAAATGGCTCGACAATAAAAATTTACCACGTTTGGTCATACCTATCGCTGCGTTAGTAACAGTTGCTCTCACGCTTTCAGGTATCTACTTGGGCAAAGAATTAATGGCAGACGACCGTAAGCAAGTCGTCTGGGCGGCGCTGGATTGGGTAGCAATTTATGGTGACGAGGAGCGCTTTGATGCTTACCTAGAGCAGATCCGTAACCTGGACAATAACGCGTGGAACGCAGTGGTTGTGAATTTAGATGAAAATGACTCTAAGGTGTTGGCGAGTTCCTCGCAGAGTCCATTGCAGATTGAAAATAATTTAGACCAAGAAAAACTCTTTGGTCGGATACGACAACTTGCGGCGTTAAATCATTCCGGGCTGGTTGAATATGAGGGTGAAATCTTTGGTTATCGAAACCTTGATGGCGCGACGGTCATCATTGGGCAAAATCTAGACAACGGAGTTTTATTTTTCTTTATGATTTCCGCCCTGGTCTTCGGATTGATATTGGTTCTGATCTGGGGAGGTGCAGGACGATTTTTAAATCAACGCATACTTAACTCCTTGCAAGACAGTCATGAGCAAACACGCTCCATCGTAGAGACAGCAGTGGACGGTATTATTACTATAAACCAACACAGCGAAATACTTACTTTCAATAAAGCAGCCGAAGATATTCTGGGCTACAGCGCCGCCGAAATAATCGGGAAAAATATCGTTACTATTATGGGAGAAGACCATGCGTCGCGGCATGACAGTTATGTTACCAATTATTTGAAGACCGGCGTAGCCTCAATCATAGGAATAGGAAGGGAACTCATCGCGCGTCATAAAGACGGTCGCAATATCCCGATCGAGTTGGCATTAAGTGAAATGAGCATAGAGGGTAGTCCGGCGTTTACCGGAATTATTCGAGATATCACGCGACGGAAACAAGCAGAGGAAGAGAGCGCAAGGCTAAACCGCATTTTGAGAGAGTTGCATACGATTGGGTCCTCACAAGGTATTTCTTGGCAGGAAAAAGTTTGTGCTCTTCTCGCTCTCGGCTGTCGTCACTTTAAATTGGATGCAGCCATCTTCTATCGCGGCGATGATACTCATTATGAGGTTCTTGAAACGGTTGGTCCGATTACGAAAAATAATTCAGACTATTTGGCTTTCCTTTCGGAGTTTTCGAGAGAGATTTTAGAAAGTTCTGAAAAGGCAATTCATGAGAGTACGGATGATACTCAGCAACTTCATGTGCTAGAGGCGGAGAAGGGACCGTTCAAGGTCAGAACCAAACTTGGAATTACCCTAGATCTAGATGGGGATTCCTCATTTCTAGTGTTTTTAGGAGACAATCCTCCAAGTGAAATACCGTTCACGCCCACGGATCTAGAGGTGACAAAGCTATTGTTTCGTTGGGTCGCCGCAGAGTTTTCCCTTTCTCGCGAAAGAACTAAGGTTCAGCGAGCAGATAAGTTGTCATCAATTGGAGTTTTGGCGGCTGGCGTGGCACACGAGGTAAATAACCCACTCGCCGGTGTTATAGCGGGTATTGAGGCTTTACACGGTGGCCTTGTTCCTCAGGAGTCGCGTGAAATCTACTATCAAACGATACGCGAAGGGTTGGAAAGAATACGCCATACGGTTAGAGGTCTACTGGACTATTCCCGAAGGCGTCCGATTACTCCAGGTTTCGTAGACGTCGCAGAACTCGTGAATGCGAGTATACAATTGGTAAATCCGGCTGCGGTTAAAAAGCAACTTGAATTTGAAAATTCCGTGGCACCAGGCGAAGGAAAATTTTGGGCCGACCGCACCCAGATTATGCAGGCCTTGGTTAATGTTATTTTAAATGCGATAGCTGCCGCACCGGACTCAAGTTCAATTTATGTTTCTCTCGTGCAGATGATCGATAAAGTTGGGATACGAGTTCGCGATGAGGGACCAGGCATTCCGCCTGAATCTCAAGAGAGAGTCCTGACTCCATTTTACAGCACCAAGGCTGAAGGCGAGGGCACTGGGCTAGGACTGCCGATTACACAGGCATTACTGGTAGCTAATCATGGTGAGCTGGATATAGGTCTTGGAGAAAGCTCTGGCGCAATATTAACCATGTGGCTACCAACCGATGAGCCCAACGATTCCTGA
- a CDS encoding FAD-dependent oxidoreductase, producing the protein MDRNNPEKRMRYLIVGGVAAGASAAAKLRRLDEHAEIIIFEKGPQVSFASCGLPYFVSGVIPEKSSLEIMNPEKFKQILNVDVRLHHEVVSILTDRKKIRVLNLKSEETTEESYDKLVLATGAESFRPPIKGIKSSAVITIRTIEDAVIIRERGKTIKSALVMGAGFIGLEVAENLAAIGVKVTVVEKSSQLLATFDPEMIAPMIRSMKNAEIDIRLDTEVTGLEELESGKVKVEFKAQDTLETDIVLCCVGARPRVGLAKNAGLLVGERGGIVVDNYLRTSDPDIYAAGDVIEVHHRIDSSIILSPLAGPATLQGRIAAKNIEKTETKEYCGVLGTAAIEAFGCTLAQTGLTERQLNRAENSDYRTIYLHPDNHVTYFPGSSTITMKVIFENNSRGRILGAQANGVNGVVRRIDTIAMAIKLGGSVFDLEEVDLVYTPQFGAPKAPVNVAGMLAANRIQECNLFVDPLDFSFSSDVCILDVRNKSEHETERIAGSINIALGDLRNNYIYLNPARKIQLVCSQGKRAYAAHCILAQLGFNTVVLTGGLNTFRDFVTSGLIPKTRLESHSPDASAGHLG; encoded by the coding sequence ATGGATAGAAACAATCCTGAAAAAAGAATGCGTTATCTTATTGTAGGAGGCGTAGCGGCCGGAGCCTCAGCGGCGGCAAAACTAAGACGCCTGGATGAACATGCCGAGATAATAATTTTCGAAAAAGGGCCCCAGGTTTCCTTTGCCTCCTGCGGACTACCATACTTTGTCAGCGGCGTCATACCGGAGAAGTCGAGTCTTGAGATTATGAACCCGGAAAAGTTTAAGCAGATCCTCAATGTTGATGTAAGGCTTCATCATGAGGTTGTATCAATCCTGACAGACCGAAAGAAAATACGGGTTTTGAACCTTAAAAGTGAGGAAACAACCGAGGAGTCATACGACAAACTCGTTCTCGCCACTGGCGCTGAATCTTTCCGACCCCCAATCAAGGGCATAAAATCGAGTGCTGTCATTACGATACGAACCATTGAAGATGCCGTCATTATCCGTGAACGTGGAAAAACCATCAAATCAGCATTGGTCATGGGAGCCGGATTCATCGGTTTGGAAGTCGCGGAAAATCTGGCCGCGATTGGTGTAAAAGTTACTGTCGTCGAGAAAAGCTCACAGCTCTTGGCAACCTTCGATCCTGAGATGATTGCTCCAATGATTCGGTCCATGAAAAACGCCGAAATTGATATCCGTCTCGACACCGAGGTGACAGGCCTTGAAGAGCTTGAGAGCGGAAAGGTAAAGGTAGAGTTCAAAGCGCAAGACACTTTAGAGACAGACATTGTTCTTTGTTGCGTGGGAGCACGTCCAAGGGTGGGGCTAGCGAAAAATGCTGGCTTATTGGTGGGCGAAAGAGGGGGCATTGTTGTTGACAATTATCTCAGAACATCTGACCCCGATATATATGCCGCTGGTGACGTTATAGAGGTCCATCACCGGATCGACTCCTCTATAATACTCTCACCTTTAGCAGGTCCGGCAACGTTACAAGGGCGTATCGCTGCAAAGAATATCGAAAAAACTGAAACCAAGGAATATTGTGGAGTACTGGGAACTGCGGCAATAGAGGCTTTTGGTTGCACGCTCGCCCAAACAGGATTAACTGAAAGGCAGTTAAATAGAGCGGAAAATAGTGATTACCGGACTATTTATCTTCACCCCGATAACCACGTTACCTATTTTCCAGGTAGCTCAACTATTACCATGAAAGTAATATTTGAAAATAATTCTCGCGGCCGAATATTGGGCGCCCAGGCAAATGGTGTAAACGGTGTTGTACGTAGAATAGATACAATCGCAATGGCCATTAAATTAGGCGGGTCTGTATTTGACCTCGAGGAAGTGGACCTCGTCTACACTCCACAGTTTGGTGCGCCGAAGGCACCTGTCAATGTTGCTGGGATGCTGGCGGCAAACCGTATTCAGGAATGCAACTTGTTTGTGGATCCGCTAGACTTTTCTTTTTCATCCGATGTATGCATTTTGGATGTCCGGAACAAGAGCGAGCACGAGACTGAGCGAATAGCTGGGTCAATCAATATTGCTCTCGGCGACCTAAGAAATAATTATATCTACCTCAACCCAGCCCGGAAGATTCAGCTTGTGTGTTCACAAGGAAAGCGAGCCTACGCGGCCCATTGTATTTTGGCCCAGCTGGGTTTCAATACGGTGGTTTTAACCGGGGGTTTAAATACCTTTAGGGATTTTGTGACATCGGGGCTAATTCCTAAAACGCGACTAGAGAGTCATTCGCCGGACGCCTCAGCCGGTCACTTAGGTTAA